Proteins from a genomic interval of Gluconacetobacter diazotrophicus PA1 5:
- a CDS encoding SH3 domain-containing protein: MTKGRKVSRVLLIPAALALTIGVAVPALAAPGVVVGGTDIFAGPSPAYPVVGSLPPGTPVEIFGCESGWGWCDVAEGPYRGWVPAGQVQVVYNGVAGPLSQYGPMVGLPLVGFAFGNYWGAHYRNRPWFATQDRWGGGGRRPGFVGPVRGPGGGGIGRPEGGPGNRGGGGRSWQGGPRGGEMRGGGIPGGQHGAPGGGAPRGGPPHAPGGGGRGGAPGGGHGGGGHEGGHGGGHDNHRG; the protein is encoded by the coding sequence ATGACGAAAGGCAGGAAGGTCTCGCGGGTGCTGCTGATCCCCGCGGCCCTGGCGCTGACCATCGGCGTGGCGGTGCCGGCCCTGGCCGCGCCAGGGGTGGTGGTGGGCGGCACCGACATCTTCGCCGGGCCGTCGCCCGCCTATCCCGTCGTGGGGTCGCTGCCGCCCGGCACGCCGGTCGAAATCTTCGGCTGCGAGTCCGGCTGGGGATGGTGCGACGTGGCCGAAGGGCCCTATCGCGGCTGGGTGCCGGCCGGTCAGGTGCAGGTCGTGTATAACGGCGTGGCGGGGCCGTTGAGCCAGTATGGCCCCATGGTGGGGCTGCCGCTGGTCGGCTTTGCCTTCGGCAATTACTGGGGCGCGCATTATCGCAACCGTCCGTGGTTCGCGACGCAGGATCGCTGGGGCGGCGGCGGGCGGCGGCCCGGCTTTGTCGGACCTGTCCGGGGCCCCGGAGGCGGTGGAATCGGCAGGCCCGAGGGCGGGCCTGGAAATAGGGGCGGAGGTGGCCGCTCCTGGCAGGGCGGTCCGCGCGGTGGCGAAATGCGCGGGGGCGGCATTCCCGGCGGGCAGCATGGCGCCCCGGGCGGGGGTGCGCCGCGCGGTGGGCCGCCGCATGCCCCCGGAGGAGGGGGCCGTGGCGGGGCCCCCGGCGGGGGGCATGGAGGTGGCGGTCATGAAGGCGGGCATGGCGGTGGCCACGACAACCATCGCGGCTAG